A single Xiphias gladius isolate SHS-SW01 ecotype Sanya breed wild chromosome 18, ASM1685928v1, whole genome shotgun sequence DNA region contains:
- the rimkla gene encoding beta-citrylglutamate synthase B has translation MCSRVWFVTDRRISQEYPQVQILRALKERCADEDVEFRSLLMDQIVLTISEGQLGLRVEQESVTSYPQVVVVRVPTPWVQSDSDITVLRHLEKMGCRLINRPQAILNCVNKFWTFQELAGHGVPLPDTFSYGGHDNFRKMIDEAEPLGYPVVVKNARGHRGKAVFLARDKHHLTDLCHLIRHDTPYLFQEYVKESHGRDVRVVLVGGRVIGSMLRCSTDGRMQSNCSLGGVGMMCPLSEQGKQLAIEVSNILGMDVCGIDLLQLNDGSFVVCEANANVGFIAFDQACGMDVAGIVADYALSMLPSRLTRKMSLLSVVSSTSETSSEPEVCPVPAGSGSLPEAVCNMSVGSTSSESDPELAEPSQSSPRQSTAPTLPDLPDLPDSAYNFNTLLANEIKLLTE, from the exons ATGTGTTCTCGGGTTTGGTTCGTGACCGACCGGCGTATCAGCCAGGAGTATCCCCAAGTTCAGATCCTCCGGGCACTGAAGGAGCGCTGCGCCGACGAGGATGTTGAATTCCGCTCTCTTCTCATGGATCAAATCGTGCTTACGATCAGCGAGGGGCAATTAG GTCTGCGAGTGGAGCAGGAATCGGTTACATCTTATCcacaggtggtggtggtgcggGTGCCCACGCCATGGGTGCAGTCAGATAGTGACATCACTGTGCTGCGCCACCTGGAGAAGATGGGCTGTCGGCTGATCAACCGGCCCCAGGCTATACTCAACTGTGTCAACAAGTTCTGGACCTTTCAGGAGCTGGCTGGTCATGGGGTGCCTCTTCCTGACACTTTCTCCTACG GAGGACATGACAACTTCCGTAAGATGATTGACGAGGCAGAGCCATTGGGCTACCCAGTGGTGGTGAAGAATGCACGTGGCCACAGAG GCAAGGCTGTGTTCCTGGCACGGGACAAACACCACCTGACAGACCTGTGCCACTTGATCCGCCATGATACCCCCTACCTGTTTCAGGAGTATGTCAAGGAGTCGCATGGCCGCGACGTGCGGGTGGTCCTGGTGGGCGGCCGTGTCATCGGCTCCATGCTACGCTGCTCCACTGATGGTCGCATGCAGAGCAACTGCTCCCTGG GTGGTGTAGGTATGATGTGTCCACTGAGCGAGCAGGGCAAGCAGCTGGCCATAGAGGTGTCTAACATCCTGGGCATGGATGTGTGTGGCATTGACCTCCTCCAGCTCAATGATGGCTCATTTGTGGTCTGCGAGGCCAATGCCAATGTGGGCTTCATCGCTTTCGACCAGGCCTGTGGCATGGATGTGGCAGGCATTGTTGCCGACTACGCCTTGTCGATGCTCCCCAGCCGCCTCACCCGTAAGATGTCCTTGCTGTCCGTCGTGTCAAGCACCAGCGAGACCAGCAGTGAGCCTGAGGTGTGCCCTGTGCCTGCGGGTAGCGGCTCGCTGCCTGAGGCCGTCTGCAACATGAGCGTGGGTTCTACTTCCAGTGAAAGTGACCCAGAGCTGGCTGAGCCCTCCCAGTCCTCACCCCGCCAGTCCACAGCCCCCACCTTGCCCGATCTCCCTGACCTCCCTGATTCAGCCTACAACTTCAACACCCTCCTTGCCAATGAGATCAAGTTATTGACTGAGTGA